The Globicephala melas chromosome 20, mGloMel1.2, whole genome shotgun sequence genome contains a region encoding:
- the CD300LG gene encoding CMRF35-like molecule 9: MRPLVLLWGCLVLPGYEALEGPKEVSGFEGDTVSLQCTYGEELKKYRKYWCRESGFLISRCSGTVYAGEYGQEGRVSVHDNPRQLRFEVTLRNLTLKDVGQYWCGAKRVGFDKTFSVSLLVFPGISRQATRLDSTSTEDTSFVPIRSSSKTRVSVPMTRMLAPVLVLLALLLATGLAALGSYMLQWRKKAQLATETQRKEKVHLSHLTSKEDEASWQTPEGDMTPGPPLPVSGDEADFSKFISV, encoded by the exons ATGCGGCCCCTCGTCCTGCTGTGGGGCTGCCTCGTGCTCCCAG GTTATGAAGCCCTGGAGGGCCCGAAGGAGGTCAGCGGCTTTGAAGGTGACACCGTGTCCCTGCAGTGCACTTACGGGGAAGAGCTGAAGAAGTACAGGAAATACTGGTGCAGGGAGAGCGGGTTCTTGATCTCCCGCTGCTCTGGGACTGTCTACGCTGGAGAATATGGCCAGGAAGGCAGGGTGTCCGTCCACGACAACCCCCGGCAGCTCAGGTTTGAGGTCACCCTGAGGAACCTCACCCTGAAGGACGTGGGGCAGTACTGGTGTGGGGCCAAAAGAGTGGGCTTCGATAAGACTTTCTCGGTTTCTTTGCTCGTCTTTCCAG GGATCTCCCGCCAAGCCACACGGCTAGACTCTACCTCCACAGAGGACACCAGTTTTGTCCCCATCAGAAGCAGCTCCAAGACCAG GGTGTCCGTCCCAATGACCCGCATGTTGGCCCCAGTCCTGGTGCTGCTGGCCCTTCTGCTGGCCACAGGCCTGGCCGCCCTCGGCAGCTATATGCTCCAATGGAGGAAGAAAG CTCAACTGGCCACGGAgacacagaggaaggagaaggtcCATCTCTCCCACTTG ACTTCAAAGGAAGACGAAGCCTCGTGGCAGACCCCTGAGGGAGACATGACcccaggccctcccctccccgtgtctgGGGACGAGGCAGACTTTTCTAAGTTCATCTCAGTCTAG